Below is a genomic region from Triticum dicoccoides isolate Atlit2015 ecotype Zavitan chromosome 5A, WEW_v2.0, whole genome shotgun sequence.
TCGGAGGATACGAATACAACTTGAATAAACTATTATAAGGATTATGAGAAGTGCTAAGGCTCTGTATAATACTTTTCCCCGAGTAATGGTTTGGCACTGAACTGGTAATCAGGAAAAAAATACAGACAGTCTCTTCTTTTTTATTACAAAAAAGCACAGGGCTTATACCATTCCAATTTTTGTTTAGCTAATTATCTTTGCTTTTTAAAGCTAGCTAATTATCATTACCGACTCCCGCAAAAAAAAATCTTTACCGAACCCCGTAAAAAAGATACTATATGCAAAATACAATATTTTAATTTTCAGAGGTGTAAGACATTTTCAAATATGCCTGCTTGGTTACCTAACTTCAGAGGTGCAGCACAAAGCGGCAATTGTGCTACAATCGCGTCTATATATACGCCATGAGGAAGACTATCTAGCATACTGCAAGCAGAGCAGCAAATGGAGGGTAGTGACCGATGGGCTTCGGCCATGCCTGGCTCCGTTCTCCAGGGAGCGGCTGCGGTGTTAGCTTCGTTATTAATCCTTTGGTTATTCAGATGGTACTGCAGTAGCTCAATCACGGCAAAAGGGAGGCTGCCGCCGGGGTCCAGGGGTCTCCCCGTCCTCGGGGAGACCCTCCAGTTCTTCGCCGGGAGCCCATCGCTGGAGCTGCACCCGTTCTTCAAGCGACGCATTGAAAGGTAATCTTCCAAACAGGATTGTAGAGTAAGATAAAATCGTGACGCAAACAGAGCATGAACCGCATAACTCCGTTTGCAACTATTTTAACGGATTACTTGGCAATAAAATACTGTGAGTATCTAAACAAATGGTTCAAATTTCAGGTACGGCCCGATTTTCAGGACGAATTTGATCGGCGTAGACCTCATCGTTTCCCTCGACGCGGAGCTGAACAACCTGGTGTTCCAGCAAGACGAGAGGCTCTTCGAGAACTGGTGGCCGGAGTCGGTGATGAGGATCTTCGGCGCCGAGAGCATCATCCCATCCATGGGGTCCTTCCACAAGCACGCCAAGAACCTCATCCTCCGGATCTTCGGCCCCGAGAACCTCAGGCTGGTCCTGCTCCAGGACGTGCAGAGGACGGCTCAGGCGAGCCTGCTCTCGTGGCTTGACCTGCCAAGCGTCGAGCTCAAGGAGGCGACCTCCAGTGTATGCATGTCTCACTCAGTCGATCGATACTGTTTTCAAAGTAAATAAGCAAATTTATCTGTCTGTGTCCCAGACGATCTGACTCTCCCCAACTTTACCCTCTTCCAGATGATATTCAGCGTGACAGCCAAGAGACTCATCAGCTACGACTCCTCAAGTTCAGACGGGAAGCTGTGGAAACAGTTCGACGCGTTCATTCGGGGGCTCCTAGCGTTTCCACTTTACATTCCTGGGACAGCCTTCTACCAGTGTATGCAGGTAAACCTACAGAATATGCACATTTTTGGAATTCTTATTAAAGGCTAATCCACAATTAGCAATAAGCTCCCAGCTACTGTTAGCAACATGTCTGGAGATTCAGAATCAGCTAGCACAGTTGCTAATTCAAAGCTCTGTTCTTTCCCAGGGGCGCAAGGAAGTCATGAAGATACTGCGTAAACTTTTCGATGAAAGGAAAAAGGCACCTTCTCGACTGGAAAAAGTTGATTTTATTGATCTCTTGATCGACACTATCAAGGAGGACAAGCTTGCAATGAGCGACAATTTTGCACTGAATTTGATCTTCCTGCTGCTCTTCGCTGGCTTCGAGACAACGTCGTCCGGGATAACTGCTGCAATCAAGTTTCTGACAGACAATCCCAAGGCCTTGCAAGAACTAACGGTAAGAAAAGACAGAGGCGCACTTCAATAACACTGCTGCATTGATATTTTATATTTATATAGGGGAAAACCCAATATCAGGTAAAAATCATACCCCCTTCATCTCAGAATGTAAGTCATGCATGTTTTGGCTTTtggtttgaccaaacttatagaaaaaatgTCGAACAATTTGTATTGTTGATTGATGTTGATTTTTTTCTATGAACTTGGTCAAATATAAAAAGTTTGACATATACTCATGCTTGTTCACGGCCTTTCTAATATTTGAGTGAGCTTCACCATCTTTCCTTTTTCCTTATCTATTAAATCCAAGCCGGGATACAAAAGCGAGCCCAACTGGTTTGGTGCAAAAGTATTTTGTATTACAAACTATTACTACCTCTATTATAAGACGTTGGGGCAACGTCTTATAATTAGGAATGGAGGTAGTACAGTATTACTAAAGTGGATATAGAAGTTCTCTTCTAGTAACTTTTATGGAATGTTCCCAAAGGGACTTCTAGTAACTTTTGATATATGAATTTTCGGTAAAGAGATGCATAACTTACACATCTAGGCGGACATCCATCTGTTTTGTTGAAAACTTATGAGATAAGACTGATTCTTGCAGGACGAACATGAGAACATTCGGAAAAGAAGGGCAAGTCCTGATGCTGAAATCACATGGGAGGAATACAAATCCATGAAATTTACATCTTGTGTATGTATAGTGTTTCTGAGATACACCCAGCAAGAAACCCAATTTCATATAGTGTTTCTGATTTCTTCCACTACTTGCATTTATCTATTTTATCGATGTCAATTCTCGTTTGCTTTATTGTTCTTATGCCTGTAGGTCATACACGAGTCATTAAGAATGGCCAATATTGCTCCATTATTATTTAAGAAAGCAAGAGAGGATGTTCACATAAAAGGTAACAATAATTTATTTAAGTATAATCTATAACCATTGTTACCATATATATTGGCTGATTTTTACGTTCTTATACTCTCCCCGTTCCATAATATAGTGCAAATAGATTTTTAAAAACGTCAAACCTTGACCAAGTTTGTGGAGAGTAAAATTACATTTAGAAATAGAATgccaaacatatatcattagatttatcataagatgtagtttcatattttatttGGCATTGCAGATAAAATAGTTttctctattaatttggtcacagtGTGCAAAGTTCGTCTTTTTTTTTTTAaattatatgcactacattatggagtgGAGGGAGTATAATGATTTGGTTGTGTGTATCCTTAAATGATACAAACAGATGTAATCAAGCTTTCATTTTCTAAAGAAAAACATATACCGACTGGCAATGTGAATCATACCTTTTCTTATCTAAGTTCCCAATTGGGTAGTGGAATACAAATTCGAACCTTGTTTAGAGTTCTAATTTAGAAGCAAACCTCGAATCAGAATTACAATTACTCATTGCATATAACTATATTTTTGTGAAGCTCCATCATATATAAATTTTGGGATACCCAAACATTCAGCATAACATATTGATGGGTTCCCACCCTGTTATGCTGCCCCAAACCGTAATAGGTGGCCCCACTCTATTTCTTCCTTTGGCGCCTCACTTCTATCTTCACAAGGGAACTACTTCATGAGATTTCTTTGAAACACGGTCCCTTAGGTCCTGATTCATTGAAAAGGTAGAAGAGAGTTGCTCAGTTAATTAACAAAAACTCTGGCGAAAACTGTTTCAACACGCCGACGAGATAGGGTACCGGTCTATCTGGCTCCCCGCAAGACCCACACACATCACTGAGGAGAAAACACCATCGAGGTCACCTGCCATGCCATCGACATCACTTCTCCCCGAGCAAGTGACTCTGACTTCACCGCAAGACCCCTCCAAACGAACAATACATGAGACCATGTTGGCTACTACCAAACAATCGACTACAAGTGTAGAGGACTTGATAGCTCCGACATCGTTGATCAGTCCAAATTTAAAATATGGTATAAATGGATGCAATTCTAAAGTTCGCGGTCGACAAAAAAAATACATGTTTATTTCAAAGATAAAAAATAGAGCTCACTAGCTTCTGTATGCATGAAATTCTAGTTGAAGTACTccatcctttctggtttacagggctcaaATCTAAAATATATCAATCAAGGCAGATGATGAGTGGAGGAATGCATCTCATTCTTTACAAACTTACCCAAATTAAACAAATCCATTAATTTGGATTAATTGCAGTGCATGCATACTTGGCCTAGATGAGtaggaacattacatgcattgatgtgttcctttttaattcttgcatACAAAGATTTAATACGCCGAATCTCAATAGGAGATGGAGATGGGCTCTTTTAAATCAGAAAAACAAAAAAGGTTGAGATAAGCCCTCTCAacgggaaaggagggagtatgtcttTGTTTTGCGTACTAAGGCTCGGGTGCTTCTTAATAGTAAGTCAATGAACCAAATAAAGAAAATCATGATATGCAACCTATGTTGTCAATCCTCTTTGGACGGTTGAGGATATTAGGATTTTGTTTTCACAAAACAATTGTACACTTGTAATGTTTTGTGCAAAGTACAATACTTGCAACTTGGTATAGCTATGACATCATTCACTACTCAGATTATTGCAACATGTTACGTGCAATATATATACTTTCACCAATTTTGCAAAAGTGCATATAATACTATATCTGATAAACACATGGTTACGTTTGAAATGAACTTTATAAAGTAATTGTAAAGAAGACGTAGAACAGAGTTTGTGGACTAACTTATTTCACAATTGAAATAATCTCATATATAATCTGTAAATGTAGACTACAATCCCAATAGAAAAAGTAGAGTCGTTGAGAACTTTTTTAGAGTCCCGCAAAAAAAAGAGAACTCTTTTAGAGGACTGCTCGGACAAAACAGAACCACACATCCATGGATTAAAAGAGCACACACAGTTTGCCGAGCTATGCTACATTTACGGAAAAAAAACTAAGGAATTCTCTTACGGCTTTATGGGGTGACATGGCATTATTTGGTTGGATATTATGGGAACCCACGACGCAATTTAGAGAGGGCTAGTTGGGGATTAGGGGGGATCACCTCCAGAAGCTGAAATCTGTAAGTTGGAGCCTGTAG
It encodes:
- the LOC119302504 gene encoding cytochrome P450 87A3-like — its product is MPGSVLQGAAAVLASLLILWLFRWYCSSSITAKGRLPPGSRGLPVLGETLQFFAGSPSLELHPFFKRRIERYGPIFRTNLIGVDLIVSLDAELNNLVFQQDERLFENWWPESVMRIFGAESIIPSMGSFHKHAKNLILRIFGPENLRLVLLQDVQRTAQASLLSWLDLPSVELKEATSSMIFSVTAKRLISYDSSSSDGKLWKQFDAFIRGLLAFPLYIPGTAFYQCMQGRKEVMKILRKLFDERKKAPSRLEKVDFIDLLIDTIKEDKLAMSDNFALNLIFLLLFAGFETTSSGITAAIKFLTDNPKALQELTDEHENIRKRRASPDAEITWEEYKSMKFTSCVIHESLRMANIAPLLFKKAREDVHIKAYTIPKGSKVMVCPSIVHLNPTIYEDPNVFNPWRWKEIAEPLGGASKDFMAFGGGLRLCVGAEFAKLQMAIFLHSLVTKYRWKAIKGGIMVLSPGLRFPDGFHIQLIHKS